Part of the bacterium genome is shown below.
AAGTGTCATTTTCACTTTCCTTACAAATCAATGACTTACATCCGCAGTCATTGATTTGGGCGCCCCCCTCGGGGCGCATTGATGACTTTTTACGAAGTCATCAACCCTATACCTCAAACCTTCTTCATGGAACCTTCTTTTAACCAGTTTCAGTGAATCAAGGACATATTGGATAATAGACTATCCGAGGATGGATATGCTAAAAAGTATCGACATCAGACATCAGGCGTTTAATACGCTGCTGGTGAAACCCTTCGAAGGATATTTCAATTTTCGAGAATGGGATGAACTTCTAACCGGGTGCTGTTATTCGTCATCCGCTGCCGGGGCAAAACAGCTGGTCTGGTACCATGATCGGTGAAAGGAGCCAATGCGCCATGGATAAACGAGAAAGACCGAGGATTCTTATCTCCCTTGAGATCACCTACGAATCAGGAGACGATTTTGTGTCCAGTTTTCTGTCTGATATTAGCGGTGGAGGCGTATTTATCGGAACCACCAACCCGCTGGGGGTAAACACCCGACTCAAGGTCTGTTTTCACGTCCCTGGGATCAGTGAGTCCCTGTTAGCCACTGGAACCGTTGCCTGGGTCAGGGATCCGGTGAGCAGCGATAAGCCCGGGATGGGTGTTCGTTTCGATGAGATGGAACCGGGGGATCAGGAGAAGCTGGACCGGTTTTTTTCAGAACATGAAGAAGGGAAGGGGGGAAGAGACGGACGCGGGGACCCGGAGACACGGTGACGCGGGGAAACATTTGACTGAGCGACTTGGCGAATAGGCAAAGGATGAGTTTGAAGTTTAGTGCCTGCCTTGAGCAAGCAAAGCGCGCCGAAAGGTTTACGGTTTGAAGTGAAACCCGGAATCCGAAACGCGGTAGCGTCGAGCTTTCATAGCCACCACGCCATCACGGAGATTTAAGCCTTCCTCCGGCTAACCTTGCGATGCGGCCTTCAGTTGGCCGCGCTGAGTACCCTTCGGTAAAAAACATGGTATATATAGCAATTGTAGTTTCTATTATCAGGTCTTGTTTTTCTGCTCCGCGGAAGGTTTTCTTCCAATTCCAAGACTAAAATTTCAAACTTCAAACAAGACAGGGTCGCAAAAAGTCTAATCCGGGATTTTTCGCTCCACGGAAAGGGAAAAGCGTCGTTTCCCCTTTCCTTACAAATCAATGACTTACGGTGCGAGTCATTGATTTGGGCGCCCCGCGCGGGGCGCATTGATGACTTTTTGCGAAGTCATCAAACAACAAACCTCAAACTGCAAACATCAAACCTTCATTAATGATTATTTCTATGTTAACTTCCCCTCTCTGTTATCGTTTTAAACTGACCTATAGCCTTGTTTGGCAAGGGTATATTGGCGGTTGATCCAGGAGGAAAACGTTGAAAATCACACAGGAACTTGTTGATCACGTGGCGCGTCTGGCCAGATTGGATCTTACTGGAGAAGAGGCGGGCAGGATGCAGGCCCAACTGGGGGATATCCTCGGCTACATAGGACTTCTTGACGAACTGGAGCTGTCTGATGTACCGCCGACCTCCCACGTTATCGAAATGGTTAACGTTATGCGTGATGATGAGGTGAAACCTTCCCTTCCGGTGGAAAAGGGACTTGCCAACGCGCCGGCGAAGGAAGGGACTGCTTTTAAGGTGCCCAGAATAATTGAAGACTAATTTAGAAGGAATCCAGAATCCAGAATTCAGAATCCAGAGCGTGGATCAGCCCTTCTGAATACTGACTATTGAGTTCTGAATGCCGGAACATTTCAGGGAGAGAATCAACAATGTCAACGCAGAGAATAGCAGCACTGGAAGGACGTGTCACAGATGTCATGCGCCATGTGGCCGCATATGAAGATGTCGATGAGCAAAAGGTTGTGGAGCTTCTGGCTTCCGGGGTCATAGCCATTCCGGCCAACCCTGGGCATAAGGCTCTTGAACCCCGTGGTGTGGGCGGACCCTTTACGGTCAAGGTCAACGCTAACCTCGGTACCAGTCTGGCGTGCAACGATCCGGAACTGGAGCTTAAGAAGCTTGAAGCATGTATCCAGGCTGGAGCTGATGCCGTCATGGATCTTTCCACCGGGGGGGACATGGATGAACTGCGCCGCGAGGTGGTCAGGCGATCCACCATCCCCGTTGGGACAGTACCCATCTACGACGCTGCAGTCAGGGCCTACGAGGCCAAGGGGGATCCGACCCTCCTCACCGGCGACGATATGATGGACGCTGTGCGCCGGCACGCCGAGGATGGGGTGGATTTTGTCACCGTTCACTGCGGTGTGACCCGCTCGGCGGTGGAAATAGTCCGAAAGACCGGCCGGGTGACTCGCATCGTCAGCCGCGGCGGATCCATGCTGGCTGCTTGGATGGAGAGGGAAGGGAAAGAAAATCCCCTCTACGAGCGGTACGACGAGCTTCTCGAGATCCTTCGGGAGCACGATGTTACCATTAGCCTTGGAGACGGTCTCAGGCCTGGCTGCCTCGCGGATGCTACAGATCCTGCCCAGCTGAAGGAACTGATCATCCTTGGAGAGCTCACCAAACGGGCGTGGGACGCGGGTGTCCAGGTCATCGTCGAGGGTCCGGGCCACGTTCCTCTCCACCAGATCCAGGCTAATGTAGTCCTTCAGAAACGCCTGTGCCACGGTGCCCCTTTCTACATCCTGGGGCCCCTGGTTACCGATATCGGTGCCGGTTACGACCACATCACGGGCGCCATCGGAGGAGCTATCGCAGGAATGGCGGGAGCAGATTTCCTCTGCTACGTCACCCCGGCGGAGCACCTTTCCCTGCCCAATGTTGACGACGTCAGGAGGGGGGTCATGGCCTCGAGGATCGCCGCTCACGCTGTGGATATCTCACGGGGCAACAAGGCGGCCTGGGAGCGTGATCTGGCCATGTCGAAGTGCCGTGCCTCACTGGACTGGGAAGGACAGATCTCCCACGCTCTGGATCCGGTAGAGGTGAGAGAGCGTCTTGGTGAGAAGGTTCAGATGGCCGAAGAATGCAGTATGTGTGGCAAGCTTTGCGCGATGAAAGTATTTAGCTAAACCAGGAGCCAGGAGCCAGGAGCCAGAATACAGTTAAGCTAACCCGCATTTTTGATCTGCTGGATTCTGAATTCTGAACTCCTGCTCAAAATCAAGGAAAGATATGACACTTTACAGCAAAACTATTCACGAACTCCACGATATGCTCAAGTCCGGGGAAACGACCTCTACCGAACTTACCGAGAGCGTCTACTCCCGCATAGACGAGGTGGAGGATAAGGTACGTTCCTACCTCACCCTCACCCGGGAGCAGGCAATGGAGTCGGCCGGACAGGCCGATGACCGTTTCCGAAGGGGTGATTCCCTGGGTGCTCTTGACGGCATCCCCGTTGGGGTCAAGGATATTTTTCTCACCGAGGGGGTGAGGACCACCGCAGGTTCGAAGATCCTGGACAACTTCATAGCGCCCTACGACGGGACGGTCATCTCCCGCCTTCGCCAGTCCGGAGCTGTGATCACCGGTAAACTGAACATGGATGAGTTCGCCATGGGGTCGTCCACGGAAAATTCCGGTTTTCACCCTACCTACAACCCCTGGGATACCAAAAGGGTGCCTGGAGGTTCTTCCGGTGGATCGGCCGCCGCTGTGGCTGCCGGGGAGGCTATCTGCACCCTGGGCACCGATACGGGGGGCTCCATCCGCCAGCCGGCCTCTCACTGTGGTATCGTGGGTATGAAACCCACCTACGGCAGGGTGAGCCGTTACGGTGTCATCGCCTTTGCCTCCTCTCTGGACCAGGTGGGACCGCTCACTCGGGACGTCACTGACTGTGCGATCCTGCTAAATAAAATTGCCGGTCACGACCCTGCCGACAGCACCTCGGCCGACCTGCCGGTACCCGACTACCCCTCCCTGCTTGATGGTGATGTTAAGGGGATGACCATAGGGCTGCCTGAGGAATACTTCGGAGAAGGTATAGAACAGGACGTAGAGGATCTGGTACGCCAGGCGGCAGCAGCTCTCGAAGCAAGGGGAGCGAAGCTGGTCCCGGTCTCTCTTCCAAGTACAAAATACGCAGTGGCTACCTACTACATTATTGCCCCGGCGGAGGCCTCCTCCAACCTTGCGCGCTATGACGGCGTCAGGTACGGGGTGCGTGCAATGGACGCCGATGGACTCATTGAAATGTACCGGAAGACCCGAAGCCGCGGTTTCGGCCCTGAAGTGAAAAGACGGATCATGCTGGGTACATTCGCCCTTTCCTCCGGGTATTACGACGCTTACTATGGTAAGGCTCAGCGGGTGCGGACCATGATCGGAAGGGAAATGGAAGAGGCCTTCACCAGGGCGGATGTGCTCCTCTCTCCCACTGCTCCCTCTCCCGCTTTTCCCTTGGATGACAAGATGGATGATCCCCTGACGATGTACCTGTCCGACATATGCACTATACCGGTGAACATCGCCGGTAACGCGGCCCTTTCGGTTCCCTGTGGGGTAACGAAGGGTGGGCTTCCGGTAGGGGTGCACCTCATAGGGCCGGCGTTCAAGGAGGAAACTCTCCTCAACGTGGCCTATGCATATGAACAAGAAAGAGGAGCGCTCGAGGAATGTCCTCTTTGAGCGGGACCCAAGACCTGAGATCTAATGCTTGAGAAATTAGGTTCTTCCGGATAATTCGTGCCGGGTTAAACAACGGTTTTTATAACAGCGATGTTTTTTACCACTGAGGACACTGAGAGCACTGAGAAAAGCCTGATCTGGAAATAAAGCACTATTAATATATAAGCGATGAAAGCTAATTTACCACAGCGCAGCCACCTGAAGGCTGCACCACGGGGTTTCACAGGGTATGACCTATTCCCTTCACCCGACTTCTCCCGGCGGGAGAAGGATTCCCTGGAAATCAGCTGACCGAGCTTTGCCGAGCGGGATAGAAATACATTTCAATCCCGAGTCGTAAAGCTCAAACAGCTCCGGTGAAGGGAACAGCCGCACTCCTTCTGG
Proteins encoded:
- the thiC gene encoding phosphomethylpyrimidine synthase ThiC; translated protein: MSTQRIAALEGRVTDVMRHVAAYEDVDEQKVVELLASGVIAIPANPGHKALEPRGVGGPFTVKVNANLGTSLACNDPELELKKLEACIQAGADAVMDLSTGGDMDELRREVVRRSTIPVGTVPIYDAAVRAYEAKGDPTLLTGDDMMDAVRRHAEDGVDFVTVHCGVTRSAVEIVRKTGRVTRIVSRGGSMLAAWMEREGKENPLYERYDELLEILREHDVTISLGDGLRPGCLADATDPAQLKELIILGELTKRAWDAGVQVIVEGPGHVPLHQIQANVVLQKRLCHGAPFYILGPLVTDIGAGYDHITGAIGGAIAGMAGADFLCYVTPAEHLSLPNVDDVRRGVMASRIAAHAVDISRGNKAAWERDLAMSKCRASLDWEGQISHALDPVEVRERLGEKVQMAEECSMCGKLCAMKVFS
- a CDS encoding TIGR02266 family protein — encoded protein: MDKRERPRILISLEITYESGDDFVSSFLSDISGGGVFIGTTNPLGVNTRLKVCFHVPGISESLLATGTVAWVRDPVSSDKPGMGVRFDEMEPGDQEKLDRFFSEHEEGKGGRDGRGDPETR
- the gatC gene encoding Asp-tRNA(Asn)/Glu-tRNA(Gln) amidotransferase subunit GatC — translated: MKITQELVDHVARLARLDLTGEEAGRMQAQLGDILGYIGLLDELELSDVPPTSHVIEMVNVMRDDEVKPSLPVEKGLANAPAKEGTAFKVPRIIED
- the gatA gene encoding Asp-tRNA(Asn)/Glu-tRNA(Gln) amidotransferase subunit GatA encodes the protein MTLYSKTIHELHDMLKSGETTSTELTESVYSRIDEVEDKVRSYLTLTREQAMESAGQADDRFRRGDSLGALDGIPVGVKDIFLTEGVRTTAGSKILDNFIAPYDGTVISRLRQSGAVITGKLNMDEFAMGSSTENSGFHPTYNPWDTKRVPGGSSGGSAAAVAAGEAICTLGTDTGGSIRQPASHCGIVGMKPTYGRVSRYGVIAFASSLDQVGPLTRDVTDCAILLNKIAGHDPADSTSADLPVPDYPSLLDGDVKGMTIGLPEEYFGEGIEQDVEDLVRQAAAALEARGAKLVPVSLPSTKYAVATYYIIAPAEASSNLARYDGVRYGVRAMDADGLIEMYRKTRSRGFGPEVKRRIMLGTFALSSGYYDAYYGKAQRVRTMIGREMEEAFTRADVLLSPTAPSPAFPLDDKMDDPLTMYLSDICTIPVNIAGNAALSVPCGVTKGGLPVGVHLIGPAFKEETLLNVAYAYEQERGALEECPL